One Oharaeibacter diazotrophicus DNA segment encodes these proteins:
- the ruvX gene encoding Holliday junction resolvase RuvX — protein sequence MTTSPSADPIAFVAALPAGTRLLGLDLGTKTIGLALSDVGRRIASPLETIARVKFGKDAEKLLAIAARHEVGGLVIGLPVNMDGSEGPRCQSTRAFVRNLAPLTPLPVFYWDERLSTAAVTRTLIEADTSRRRRGEVVDKLAATFILQGFVDRLNVAERAEDLRRL from the coding sequence ATGACCACGTCCCCGTCCGCCGATCCGATCGCCTTCGTCGCCGCCCTGCCCGCCGGCACCCGCCTGCTCGGCCTCGATCTCGGCACCAAGACCATCGGCCTCGCGCTCTCCGACGTCGGCCGCCGGATCGCCTCGCCGCTCGAGACGATCGCCCGCGTCAAGTTCGGCAAGGACGCCGAGAAGCTGCTGGCGATCGCCGCCCGCCACGAGGTCGGCGGCCTGGTGATCGGGCTGCCCGTCAACATGGACGGCAGCGAGGGGCCGCGCTGCCAGTCGACCCGCGCCTTCGTGCGCAACCTCGCGCCGCTGACGCCGCTGCCGGTGTTCTACTGGGACGAACGGCTCTCCACCGCCGCGGTCACCCGCACGCTGATCGAGGCCGACACCTCGCGCCGACGCCGCGGCGAGGTGGTCGACAAGCTCGCCGCCACCTTCATCCTGCAGGGCTTCGTCGACCGCCTTAACGTCGCCGAACGCGCCGAGGACCTGCGCCGGCTCTGA
- a CDS encoding metal-dependent hydrolase, whose amino-acid sequence MKITWYGHSAFRIDYADAVVLIDPFLSHNPSFAGKVEDVTAGATHVVLTHGHGDHLGDTAPIAERTGAVVVANADICGYLGGLGLSRFEPMNTGGTVRLGAFSVTMVNALHSSATQVGGISHALGNPNGVILKAAGEKVLYHMGDTDIFGDMALIDELHRPRIGIVPIGDRFTMGGEVAAHACRRFFSFETVIPCHYGTFPLLDPTADVFVEAMGDQAGRVKVLAPGGSLMA is encoded by the coding sequence GTGAAGATCACCTGGTACGGACACTCGGCGTTCCGGATCGACTACGCCGACGCGGTCGTCCTGATCGACCCCTTCCTCAGCCACAATCCCTCCTTCGCCGGCAAGGTCGAGGACGTGACGGCGGGCGCGACCCACGTGGTGCTGACCCACGGCCACGGCGACCACCTCGGCGACACCGCGCCGATCGCCGAGAGGACCGGCGCCGTCGTCGTCGCCAACGCCGACATCTGCGGCTATCTCGGCGGTCTCGGACTGTCGCGCTTCGAGCCGATGAACACCGGCGGCACCGTGCGGCTCGGCGCCTTCTCGGTGACGATGGTCAACGCGCTGCACTCGTCGGCGACCCAGGTCGGCGGCATCTCGCACGCCCTCGGCAACCCCAACGGCGTGATCCTGAAGGCGGCCGGCGAGAAGGTGCTCTACCACATGGGCGACACCGACATCTTCGGCGACATGGCGCTGATCGACGAACTGCACCGGCCGCGGATCGGCATCGTGCCGATCGGCGACCGCTTCACCATGGGCGGCGAGGTCGCGGCCCACGCCTGCCGGCGCTTCTTCTCGTTCGAGACGGTGATCCCGTGCCACTACGGCACCTTCCCGCTGCTCGATCCCACCGCCGACGTCTTCGTCGAGGCGATGGGCGACCAGGCGGGCCGCGTGAAGGTGCTCGCCCCCGGCGGCTCGCTGATGGCCTGA
- a CDS encoding GGDEF domain-containing response regulator — protein sequence MHIVVVDGSRTGVLYVQQILEPRAEDVVMFTDGKMALDYIRATPEVEVVVTGLELTGISGTELCWELRLLANAGRPIYVIAMSANADAQHLIGVLDAGADDFMSKPPKANELSARLRVAERTLKMQRRLIELATIDSLSGLLNRHAFRERAHGAITAMGRDGCTSLIVFDIDHFKSINDRFGHSCGDAVIKAIRSLKIPPDTFLGRIGGEEFALMLPDLPLDGALSVAEHLRQQIEAMAIDAVGHRISCTASFGVATMAFGGSAGDLYRRADTALYEAKHTGRNRVCAAPPERGRG from the coding sequence ATGCACATCGTCGTCGTGGACGGAAGCCGCACGGGAGTGCTCTACGTCCAACAGATCCTCGAGCCGCGCGCCGAGGACGTCGTGATGTTCACCGACGGCAAGATGGCGCTCGACTACATCCGGGCGACACCGGAGGTCGAGGTCGTCGTCACCGGCCTCGAGCTGACCGGGATCTCCGGTACCGAGCTCTGCTGGGAACTGCGCCTGCTCGCCAACGCCGGTCGGCCGATCTACGTGATCGCCATGTCCGCCAATGCCGACGCCCAGCATCTGATCGGCGTGCTCGACGCCGGTGCCGACGACTTCATGTCGAAGCCGCCCAAGGCCAACGAACTCAGCGCGCGCCTGCGCGTCGCCGAGCGGACATTGAAGATGCAGCGCAGGCTGATCGAACTCGCCACCATCGACAGCCTGTCGGGCCTCTTGAACCGCCACGCCTTCCGCGAGCGCGCCCACGGCGCCATCACCGCGATGGGCCGCGACGGCTGCACGTCGCTGATCGTGTTCGACATCGACCACTTCAAGAGCATCAACGACAGGTTCGGTCACTCCTGCGGCGACGCGGTCATCAAGGCGATCCGCAGCTTGAAGATCCCGCCGGACACCTTCCTCGGCCGCATCGGCGGCGAGGAATTCGCGCTGATGCTGCCGGACCTGCCGCTCGACGGTGCGCTCTCGGTGGCCGAGCATCTGCGCCAGCAGATCGAAGCCATGGCGATCGATGCCGTGGGGCACCGCATTTCGTGCACGGCGAGCTTCGGCGTCGCCACGATGGCCTTCGGCGGCAGTGCCGGCGACCTCTACCGCCGCGCCGACACCGCGCTCTACGAGGCCAAGCACACCGGCCGCAACCGCGTCTGCGCGGCCCCGCCGGAGCGGGGCCGCGGCTGA